In Colletotrichum higginsianum IMI 349063 chromosome 1, whole genome shotgun sequence, one genomic interval encodes:
- a CDS encoding Duf1750 domain containing protein, with amino-acid sequence MAQDPSDGIDQELLNHAHLISANHYADQARVDLNQVTKWLMAAPQVAKDKAPFFWTYLDRPRDGQVYLTWQPLKRLGTNFASDGMIWGPEQYHRQDVGNGLSLEIHYVKSGFVPGEQVAMHARRRFRLVPSQTGVMNAPQPDISLWIVHYGPSDPPDRVPVNLIPVSQETQHIMATRNHLQKCGQIARKDFMLSDRASWPQIQFPRNGGRPQMYNPPAQSRRVPQQMAYPPAGPQGRRGRQQAQAQAQAQQHQQALAHAEPLHDDEELEKDLFDHLTPRDISFARYQQNHEWMEEIVSSPYALSQIAPPDLGLGLKGELAPLTDGIFSAQSANALTEPPQKPYIGRLEPGLADEFRKRVQEHLEATKAEMEKMKAEHAKNMASLKTSSVYVDAEKDVKNSIQERGPEPWRIEGHYTDSDDNNGSWSQKHNKKVDEIVAQVEANLGRHIEVLHNVHRIQDGGFQEPAPEPIKEPSPAPPRASSPAQAAGIDAGAPESRRPSQAGSNHSGVMVGDSDIDMGGTAAGLLDELHTGFSANSTPLNNFPTPQTHLNSTAGTPANVNAPSPAPIPPTIPEETEAPASNDTSAVLGEDVPMGNTESTKDASATAPDQGTDSGEWVVVPKGGTSPDPAVAPGTGTTEGDEPKPAAKASSAAGTPTETQTPGGFSSLGDLDSAGDAMASYGASIGDGLDINMEMEDSAFGDAFHGVSSNDTPGNQSEGGA; translated from the exons ATGGCGCAGGACCCGAGTGACGGAATTGATCAGGAGCTC CTGAATCACGCTCATCTTATATCTGCCAATCATTATGCCGACCAGGCGCGTGTTGACCTGAACCAAGTTACTAAATGGCTGATGGCTGCGCCCCAAGTTGCGAAAGACAAAGCTCCCTTCTTCTGGACCTACCTCGACCGACCCCGCGATGGCCAAGTGTACCTTACATGGCAACCCCTCAAGAGGCTTGGAACAAATTTCGCGAGCGACGGAATGATATGGGGCCCCGAGCAATACCATAGACAGGATGTTGGAAACGGACTG TCTCTCGAAATTCACTACGTTAAGTCAGGTTTCGTACCCGGCGAGCAGGTTGCCATGCACGCGCGTCGCAGATTTCGGCTTGTGCCGTCGCAGACCGGCGTCATGAACGCGCCGCAGCCGGATATCAGTCTTTGGATCGTTCATTATGGCCCTTCCGACCCTCCCGACCGCGTTCCGGTCAACCTGATACCCGTTTCCCAAGAGACCCAGCACATTATGGCGACCCGTAATCACCTCCAGAAGTGTGGCCAGATTGCTCGCAAAGACTTCATGCTCTCGGATCGCGCCAGTTGGCCCCAAATTCAATTTCCCCGCAACGGTGGACGGCCACAAATGTATAACCCGCCGGCACAGTCACGGCGTGTTCCGCAGCAGATGGCCTATCCCCCAGCCGGTCCTCAAggtcgccgcggccgccaacaagcgcaggcacaggcacaggcacagcagcatcagcaggCTCTAGCCCATGCCGAGCCCCTGCACGACGatgaggagctcgagaaaGATCTTTTTGACCACCTGACTCCTAGGGACATATCCTTCGCGCGGTATCAGCAGAACCACGAGTGGATGGAGGAAATTGTGTCTTCCCCTTACGCCCTTAGTCAGATCGCACCACCTGATCTTGGTCTTGGGCTCAAGGGAGAGTTGGCGCCTCTGACTGACGGAATCTTCTCTGCGCAGAGTGCGAACGCGCTCACCGAACCACCTCAAAAACCGTACATTGGTCGTCTGGAGCCTGGACTAGCCGATGAGTTCAGGAAAAGAGTCCAGGAGCATCTTGAGGCAACgaaggccgagatggagaagatgaaAGCGGAACATGCCAAGAACATGGCCAGTCTCAAGACTAGCTCGGTATATGTGGATGCCGAGAAGGATGTTAAGAACTCCATCCAGGAACGTGGTCCGGAGCCATGGCGCATCGAGGGCCACTACACAGATTCGGACGACAACAACGGGTCATGGTCGCAAAAGCACAACAAGAAGGTGGACGAGATCGTGGCCCAGGTTGAAGCCAACCTTGGCCGACACATCGAAGTTCTTCATAATGTCCACCGGATACAAGACGGTGGTTTTCAGGAGCCCGCTCCGGAGCCCATCAAGGAACCTTCACCCGCCCCGCCCCGGGCAAGCTCTCCGGCGCAGGCTGCTGGCATTGACGCGGGTGCTCCAGAATCGCGACGGCCATCGCAGGCGGGCTCTAATCATAGCGGGGTGATGGTGGGTGACTCGGACATCGATATGGGCGGAACTGCGGCAGGACTCCTGGATGAGTTGCACACCGGGTTCTCCGCCAACTCCACTCCGCTGAACAACTTCCCTACGCCGCAGACTCACCTTAATTCAACGGCTGGAACCCCTGCCAACGTGAATGCGCCCTCGCCTGCACCGATTCCTCCAACCATCCCCGAGGAGACTGAGGCTCCAGCTTCCAACGACACTTCTGCTGTCCTCGGAGAGGATGTTCCCATGGGCAACACAGAATCGACCAAGGATGCCTCCGCCACCGCGCCTGATCAAGGAACCGACAGCGGGgagtgggtggtggtgcctAAGGGAGGAACATCGCCCGATCCCGCTGTTGCTCCCGGCACCGGCACGACCGAGGGCGACGAACCCAAACCGGCCGCCAAAGCCTCATCCGCTGCCGGAACGCCAACGGAGACTCAAACCCCCGGCGGCTTTAGTTCTTTGGGCGACCTCGACTCGGCCGGTGATGCGATGGCCAGCTACGGGGCGTCCATAGGAGACGGTTTGGACATCAACATGGAAATGGAGGACTCTGCCTTTGGAGATGCTTTCCACGGCGTATCTAGTAATGACACGCCAGGAAACCAGTCCGAAGGCGGTGCCTAG